A single region of the Bacillus cereus genome encodes:
- the proB gene encoding glutamate 5-kinase — protein MKKQRIVVKIGSSSLADSHGGISKEQLLDHVAALARLKEEGHEVLLITSGAVAAGFSALGYPNRPVTIKGKQAAAAVGQSLLMQAYTEEFRKYDIVTAQLLLTRSDFSRKEQYSNAYATLGELLNRSALPIINENDSISLEELTFGDNDMLSALVSGLVSADMLMIFTDVNGLYDQNPQNNANAKKYYFLPEVTEEIASLAGDAGSKLGTGGMKSKIDAAKTALSLGVSVFIGAGRGHEKFLDVLKGKGDGTYIGNAPPKAIKMNKQWIALHSLVSGQIEVDAGAAAAIIQHGKSLLPAGVTSVSGFFQAGEVVEVVTQQGRVIGKGQCRYSAEEIKDLKGMQSQDIQVRGERHSYEVIHRDNWVSF, from the coding sequence GTGAAAAAACAACGAATTGTTGTAAAGATTGGGAGTAGCTCTCTAGCAGATAGTCATGGAGGCATTTCTAAAGAACAACTTTTAGATCATGTTGCCGCATTGGCTCGATTGAAAGAGGAAGGGCATGAAGTTTTGTTAATTACATCTGGGGCCGTCGCTGCAGGTTTTTCTGCTCTAGGGTACCCTAACAGGCCAGTAACAATTAAAGGTAAACAGGCTGCTGCGGCTGTCGGGCAAAGTTTGTTAATGCAGGCATACACGGAGGAATTCCGTAAATATGATATCGTTACCGCGCAACTTTTACTAACAAGAAGTGATTTTTCAAGAAAAGAACAATACAGTAATGCTTATGCCACTTTAGGGGAGCTACTAAACCGTTCCGCTCTTCCTATAATTAATGAAAATGATTCTATTTCTTTAGAGGAGTTGACGTTTGGTGATAACGATATGCTGTCTGCTTTAGTAAGCGGACTTGTTTCGGCGGATATGCTCATGATTTTTACAGATGTGAACGGTTTATATGACCAGAATCCCCAGAATAATGCAAATGCGAAAAAATATTATTTCCTCCCTGAGGTTACGGAAGAAATCGCTTCTCTTGCTGGTGATGCTGGATCAAAACTGGGAACTGGCGGTATGAAATCGAAAATCGATGCTGCAAAAACAGCACTTTCTCTTGGTGTGAGTGTATTTATCGGAGCAGGTCGTGGACATGAGAAGTTTTTAGATGTTTTGAAGGGGAAAGGTGATGGAACGTATATCGGTAATGCTCCTCCAAAAGCGATTAAGATGAATAAGCAGTGGATTGCGTTACATTCACTTGTTAGCGGACAAATCGAAGTGGATGCTGGAGCTGCTGCTGCTATCATTCAGCATGGAAAGAGTCTTCTTCCTGCTGGTGTTACTAGTGTGTCCGGGTTCTTCCAAGCAGGAGAAGTTGTGGAGGTCGTAACGCAACAAGGGCGTGTAATAGGGAAAGGTCAATGCAGATATAGTGCAGAGGAAATAAAAGATCTAAAAGGTATGCAGAGCCAAGACATTCAAGTTCGAGGTGAAAGGCATAGCTATGAAGTCATCCATAGAGATAATTGGGTTTCATTTTAA
- a CDS encoding glutamate-5-semialdehyde dehydrogenase, which yields MNEVLAKGQIAKKIARELVLKSTDQKNEALIAIADQLILETAYILEENKRDIEEGKEKGLSASLLDRLMLNEQRIIDMTEGIKQLIDLRDPVGECVSAWELENGLSIQEMRVPLGVVGMIYEARPNVTVDAATICLKTGNAVILRGSSSATYSNKAIVAVIHRALKQTSLPSECVQLIEDTSRDSAKQLFTLNEYLDVLIPRGGKQLIDTVVREASVPVLETGAGNCHIFIDETADKQMAFDIIINAKTQRPSVCNAIETIILHENWGHRFGNELFSSLKERGVELRGDNKVLAIDASIVPAIEADWGTEFLSLTLAVKIVSSAEEAINHINTYGSMHSEAIITESEENVSKFFTSVDAAALYHNASTRFTDGFEFGFGAEIGISTQKLHVRGPMGLPALTSTKYMIRGNGQIRR from the coding sequence ATGAATGAAGTGTTGGCAAAGGGACAAATAGCGAAGAAGATCGCTAGAGAACTTGTACTAAAATCTACAGATCAAAAAAACGAAGCACTTATCGCGATTGCTGATCAATTGATATTAGAAACCGCATATATTTTAGAGGAGAACAAACGAGATATTGAGGAAGGGAAGGAAAAAGGATTGTCTGCTTCTCTCCTTGATCGCCTTATGCTGAATGAGCAACGTATTATTGATATGACAGAAGGTATTAAGCAACTGATTGATTTGCGTGATCCTGTTGGAGAATGTGTAAGTGCATGGGAACTGGAAAATGGTTTATCTATTCAGGAGATGCGCGTGCCACTAGGTGTTGTCGGGATGATTTACGAGGCGCGCCCAAACGTGACAGTGGATGCGGCCACGATTTGCTTAAAAACAGGAAATGCAGTGATCTTACGTGGTAGTTCTTCCGCTACGTATTCTAACAAAGCCATCGTGGCTGTTATTCACCGAGCGCTTAAACAAACGAGTTTGCCTTCAGAATGCGTACAACTTATAGAAGATACGTCACGTGATAGTGCAAAGCAACTGTTTACACTAAACGAATACTTGGATGTTCTTATCCCAAGAGGTGGTAAACAGTTAATCGATACTGTAGTGAGAGAAGCATCTGTTCCGGTATTGGAAACTGGTGCAGGGAATTGTCACATTTTTATTGATGAAACTGCAGATAAACAAATGGCATTTGATATTATCATAAACGCCAAAACGCAGCGTCCATCTGTATGTAATGCAATTGAAACGATTATACTTCATGAAAATTGGGGGCACCGATTTGGTAACGAACTGTTTTCTTCGTTAAAGGAAAGAGGAGTAGAACTACGTGGAGATAATAAAGTATTAGCAATTGATGCTTCTATTGTACCCGCTATAGAAGCAGACTGGGGGACAGAATTTTTATCTCTCACGCTAGCAGTCAAAATAGTTTCCTCTGCTGAAGAAGCGATTAATCATATCAATACTTATGGATCCATGCATTCTGAAGCGATTATTACAGAGAGTGAAGAAAACGTTAGCAAGTTTTTCACATCCGTCGATGCTGCGGCACTCTACCATAATGCTTCGACACGCTTTACTGATGGTTTTGAATTCGGCTTCGGCGCAGAAATCGGCATCAGTACGCAAAAGCTACACGTAAGGGGACCAATGGGGCTTCCTGCATTGACTTCCACAAAATATATGATTCGTGGGAATGGACAGATTCGGAGATAA
- a CDS encoding metallophosphoesterase, with the protein MKKNINRIIFIIGTLAGISIFLYLQNNLISVSEIKITSSKIPSSFKGFKILQLSDLHNKMFGDNQDVLIKKVKSIQPDIITITGDLIDSKSYDAEGSLQVVRELVKEYPVYFVTGNHEKWSGQYNSLETELKKHHVTVLRNEHINIQKDGQEIYLLGIDDPEFTSGNHNEGSIVKNEIAKAKNEVNPDGYKVLLSHRPEFLNVYTEEKIDLVLSGHAHGGQVRLPFIGGLVAPNQGILPKYTAGLYEKQNTSMIVSRGLGNSIIPQRIFNRPEIVVVQLN; encoded by the coding sequence ATGAAAAAAAATATTAATAGAATCATATTTATTATTGGTACATTAGCGGGTATTAGTATATTTTTATATTTGCAGAACAATTTAATAAGTGTAAGTGAAATTAAAATAACATCTAGTAAAATCCCCTCCTCTTTTAAAGGCTTTAAAATCCTCCAGCTTTCAGACTTACATAATAAAATGTTTGGTGATAATCAAGACGTGTTAATTAAAAAAGTAAAAAGTATTCAACCGGACATTATTACTATAACGGGTGATTTAATAGATAGTAAATCGTACGATGCAGAAGGTAGTTTGCAAGTAGTACGAGAGCTTGTAAAGGAGTATCCGGTATATTTTGTGACAGGGAATCATGAAAAGTGGTCAGGGCAATATAACAGTTTAGAGACAGAATTGAAGAAGCATCATGTCACTGTTTTAAGAAATGAACATATAAACATTCAAAAAGACGGACAGGAAATATATTTGTTAGGTATAGATGATCCTGAGTTTACTAGTGGAAATCATAATGAAGGATCTATAGTGAAAAATGAGATTGCTAAAGCAAAAAATGAAGTAAATCCAGATGGATATAAGGTATTACTTTCTCATAGACCTGAATTTTTAAATGTGTATACTGAGGAAAAAATAGATTTAGTTTTATCTGGGCATGCCCATGGCGGACAAGTAAGACTACCATTTATAGGTGGGTTGGTTGCTCCTAATCAAGGTATATTACCTAAATATACAGCGGGTTTATATGAAAAACAAAATACATCAATGATAGTTAGTAGAGGATTAGGTAATAGTATCATTCCGCAAAGAATCTTTAATAGACCCGAGATTGTAGTCGTGCAGTTAAATTAA
- a CDS encoding ABC transporter ATP-binding protein, translating into MQQPSIILRDVSKSFGKKEVLYNLSLQVEKAEIFGLVGPSGSGKTTLIKMIAGINESTTGDVIVFNTNMPNLNGMKRIGYMAQADALYEELSAYENADFIATMYGLKGKRKKERIVEVFELVQLSEHMKKTVQQFSGGMKKRLSLAIALLHEPEILILDEPTVGIDPLLRKSIWEKFYDLKKKGTTIIVTTHIMDEAEFCERLGLIREGKLVAIGTPEELKKQTSSGRIEDVFLLEEVAE; encoded by the coding sequence GTGCAACAACCTTCAATTATTTTACGAGATGTATCAAAAAGTTTTGGGAAAAAAGAAGTTTTGTATAACCTTTCATTGCAAGTAGAAAAGGCAGAAATTTTTGGATTGGTCGGGCCTTCCGGATCAGGGAAAACAACACTCATTAAAATGATTGCAGGTATTAATGAATCAACTACAGGAGATGTAATTGTTTTTAATACAAACATGCCTAATTTAAATGGCATGAAAAGAATTGGTTATATGGCTCAGGCTGATGCATTATACGAAGAACTATCGGCGTATGAAAATGCAGATTTTATTGCAACAATGTATGGATTAAAAGGTAAGCGTAAGAAAGAGAGAATTGTAGAAGTTTTTGAACTTGTGCAATTATCCGAGCATATGAAAAAAACAGTACAGCAATTTTCAGGTGGAATGAAAAAACGTTTATCATTGGCGATAGCACTCCTTCATGAACCAGAAATATTGATTTTAGATGAGCCAACAGTTGGCATAGATCCTCTTCTTCGAAAATCGATTTGGGAGAAGTTTTATGACCTTAAAAAGAAAGGCACAACCATTATTGTAACAACGCACATTATGGATGAAGCGGAGTTTTGTGAACGTCTAGGGTTAATTAGAGAAGGGAAATTAGTTGCGATTGGCACACCTGAGGAATTGAAAAAACAAACATCATCTGGACGAATTGAAGATGTCTTTTTATTAGAAGAGGTGGCTGAGTGA
- a CDS encoding ABC transporter permease, protein MRVNGVIIRIIRQFFRDKRSLAMMFGAPMLLLWLLSLVFTQKDYIPHIAVVDVPAPIVKAMKNQEASIYEYEKEKAYSELEKQKVDAVIYLENGKMNFLLEGSDSSKNRAVLQVLQKSTEKNAVSIMKPEVEYLHGSKDFTMFDGLGPVLIGFFTFFFVFILSGVSFVRERLSGTLERLLSTPVRRWEIVVGYIIGFGIFAFIQSIIIVSFSVYILDLYVAGSIWLTLLTTCMLSLTALTLGTFLSAYANNEFQMIQFIPLVIVPQVFFSGLFPMESMNKWLQILGELFPLTYGADAMRQIMIRNQGFTEIALDLTVLLLFSLLFAVGNVFALKKHRKI, encoded by the coding sequence ATGAGAGTTAATGGTGTAATCATTCGTATTATTCGTCAATTTTTTCGAGATAAGCGTTCGTTAGCTATGATGTTTGGGGCACCAATGTTATTACTTTGGTTATTGTCTCTCGTGTTTACACAAAAAGATTATATACCACATATCGCTGTTGTGGATGTGCCGGCTCCAATAGTGAAGGCGATGAAGAATCAAGAAGCATCAATTTATGAATATGAAAAAGAAAAGGCATATTCTGAATTAGAAAAGCAAAAGGTGGATGCAGTGATCTATTTAGAGAATGGAAAAATGAATTTTCTATTAGAAGGCAGTGATTCATCAAAAAATCGTGCTGTACTGCAAGTATTGCAAAAGAGCACAGAGAAGAATGCTGTATCGATTATGAAACCTGAAGTGGAGTATTTACATGGTTCTAAAGACTTTACGATGTTTGATGGGCTTGGGCCAGTATTAATCGGTTTTTTTACATTTTTCTTTGTATTCATATTGTCAGGAGTATCCTTCGTAAGAGAACGTTTAAGTGGCACTTTAGAAAGGCTATTATCCACTCCGGTAAGAAGATGGGAAATAGTTGTAGGATATATTATTGGTTTTGGAATTTTTGCATTTATACAATCTATTATTATCGTAAGTTTTTCAGTTTATATTTTAGACCTTTATGTAGCTGGCTCTATATGGCTAACGCTACTTACTACATGTATGCTATCTTTAACTGCATTAACATTAGGGACATTTTTATCGGCATACGCAAATAATGAATTTCAAATGATTCAGTTTATACCGCTTGTAATTGTACCTCAAGTCTTCTTTTCTGGATTGTTTCCAATGGAATCCATGAATAAGTGGTTACAAATATTAGGGGAATTATTCCCACTCACATATGGTGCTGACGCAATGAGACAAATAATGATTCGGAATCAAGGGTTTACAGAAATTGCTTTAGATCTTACTGTTTTACTTCTTTTTTCACTATTATTTGCAGTAGGGAATGTATTTGCTTTAAAAAAACATCGCAAAATATAA
- a CDS encoding TetR/AcrR family transcriptional regulator, whose product MKKDWLEELVAATNTDKRNERQMRILEAAVDMFGEKGYASTSTSEIAKRAGVAEGTIFRYYKTKKDLLFAVVMPTLTKFAAPFFIQAFAKEIFKTNYESYEGLLRVVIHNRFEFAKKHFPMIKILIQEVPFQPELKSEIQQLVETELLSHFKKLIVKFQEEREIIEMPPSSVLRLTLSAVLGFLLTRFLLLPEEKWDDEVEIENTIQFILYGLTPRR is encoded by the coding sequence ATGAAGAAGGATTGGCTGGAAGAATTAGTTGCCGCAACGAATACTGATAAACGTAATGAACGTCAAATGCGTATATTAGAGGCAGCTGTTGATATGTTTGGAGAAAAAGGATACGCCTCAACTTCAACGAGTGAAATTGCAAAGCGTGCGGGTGTAGCGGAAGGAACAATCTTCCGCTACTATAAGACGAAAAAAGATTTATTGTTTGCAGTTGTGATGCCGACCTTAACAAAGTTCGCTGCACCATTTTTCATACAAGCTTTTGCCAAGGAAATATTTAAAACAAATTATGAATCGTATGAAGGTCTTTTAAGAGTAGTAATTCATAATAGGTTTGAATTTGCGAAAAAGCATTTTCCAATGATAAAAATACTAATTCAAGAAGTACCATTTCAGCCGGAACTAAAAAGTGAAATACAACAATTAGTAGAAACAGAACTGCTTTCACATTTTAAAAAGTTAATTGTAAAGTTTCAAGAAGAACGGGAAATTATTGAAATGCCACCATCTTCCGTATTACGTCTTACTTTATCAGCTGTACTAGGATTTCTCTTAACGAGGTTTTTATTATTGCCTGAAGAGAAATGGGATGATGAAGTGGAAATTGAAAATACGATTCAATTTATATTGTATGGACTAACGCCACGGAGGTAA
- a CDS encoding acyl-CoA dehydrogenase: MEFTLTREKQMIKEMVRDFAEKEIAPKAVYYDKTAEFPYETFQKMGELGLLGIPFPEEYGGSGGDTVSYALAVEEIGRACGGTGLSYAATISLGASPIYYFGTEEQKQKYLVPMASGKTLGAFGLTEPNAGSDAGGTQTKAILDGDEYVISGEKCWITNAEYANTIIVTAINGVEDNGRKRISAFIVPTTSEGLTISSPYDKMGVRASNTCEIVLDGVRVPKENILGDVNKGFKQFLYTLDGGRISIAALAVGIAQSAFERALQYAKERQQFGKTISNFQAIQFKLADMATEVELARNLVHKAAWLKDNDKPFGKEAAMAKLFASEAASRIANHAVQIHGGYGYMREYEVERHIRDAKLLEIGEGTSEIQRLVIARHLGCR; this comes from the coding sequence ATGGAATTTACTCTAACTCGCGAAAAACAAATGATTAAAGAAATGGTACGTGACTTTGCTGAAAAGGAAATCGCACCGAAAGCTGTATATTATGACAAAACTGCGGAATTTCCATATGAAACATTTCAAAAAATGGGCGAACTAGGATTATTAGGCATCCCATTCCCGGAAGAGTATGGAGGTTCAGGTGGCGATACTGTATCGTACGCACTAGCAGTTGAAGAAATTGGTCGTGCTTGTGGTGGTACTGGTTTAAGCTATGCTGCAACTATTTCATTAGGTGCTTCTCCAATTTATTATTTCGGTACAGAAGAACAAAAACAAAAGTATTTAGTTCCAATGGCATCAGGTAAAACATTAGGTGCTTTCGGATTAACAGAGCCGAACGCTGGATCTGATGCAGGGGGCACTCAAACAAAAGCTATTTTAGATGGCGATGAGTATGTAATTAGTGGTGAAAAGTGCTGGATTACAAACGCAGAGTATGCAAATACAATTATTGTAACCGCTATCAACGGTGTTGAGGATAATGGTAGAAAACGTATTTCTGCATTTATCGTACCGACTACAAGTGAAGGATTAACGATCTCAAGTCCTTACGATAAGATGGGTGTTCGCGCTTCTAATACTTGTGAAATCGTACTTGATGGTGTACGTGTACCGAAAGAAAATATTCTTGGTGATGTTAATAAAGGATTTAAACAATTCTTATATACACTTGATGGAGGACGTATTTCAATTGCGGCATTAGCAGTAGGTATTGCACAATCTGCATTTGAACGTGCTCTGCAATATGCGAAAGAACGTCAACAATTTGGAAAAACAATTTCTAATTTCCAAGCGATTCAATTTAAATTAGCTGATATGGCGACTGAAGTGGAATTAGCGCGTAATTTAGTACATAAAGCAGCTTGGTTAAAAGATAATGATAAACCTTTCGGTAAAGAAGCGGCTATGGCAAAACTGTTTGCATCTGAAGCAGCAAGTCGTATAGCGAATCATGCAGTACAAATTCATGGTGGATATGGCTATATGCGTGAATATGAAGTTGAACGACATATTCGTGATGCAAAACTGTTAGAAATTGGTGAAGGTACTTCTGAAATTCAACGTCTCGTAATTGCAAGACATTTAGGATGTAGATAA